TCTGGATTTATATTGCCAAGTTTTACAAAGAGGTCTAAATCCTTTTTCCGGGTATTTTTAAGCATAAACTCCTTCAAGGGCTTTTCGGCTCTTTTGAGTGCCTCCTGTGATGTAATCTCACCTTTTATGTACGGCTGATAACTCTGTGTATAAATCTTATCACCCACAGGCGCCATTATAAAAAAGGTTAAAAATAAAGCAAGCCCAATTAATATCTGGTTTGGTGGCATTTGCTGTGTACCCAGGGCATTTCTAACAAACCCCAGCACAATTAAAATCCTGGTAAAAGAAGTCATCATAATTAGAATTGACGGGGCTAAAGTAAGCAGAGTAAGAAATATTATAAGTTGTATGGCAGCAGATACATCTTTGGGATTGTTCATGCTACCTAAGTTTATGCTAAAACTTGCTGCAAATGCCCGTTCAATTTTGCAAAAGGATATTATTAAAATTATTAAACCTGTCGATATAATATAGTGAAACTTCTTTTTCATCTTTCAGCTTCATCGTCCTTGTCTTTTATGAGAGTATACAGGTTTAAAACTTTATCTTTGAGCCCAAACGAAGAGCTTAAATTTTTGTCAAAAACATCTTTAAAACTTATTTCTTCCTCAGCATCTTCTGCCGTTGAAAAATCTGACATCTCAAATTCTTTTAAAAAAGTTATACTCTTTTGAGTTTTGCCAAGCAATATGTATCTCTGCCTAACCTTTACCAATACAAGCATACTGTCAGAAGAAAGGGGAAGAACATCCACTATCTTTATAAATTCCCCTTTCCTGAAAACCACCTTTTTGCTGTATGCCTTTAATACAAAGTAGGTAAGATATATCAATACACCTACTAATACCAGAGAAAATATTACTTTTAAAACAAGTTCCATCATTTAATTTCTCCTTGACATCAAGGTAAAAGCATAAAGATAGCATTTAGCCAAGTACCTTTTTGATAGCCTCCACAATTCTATCTGCCTGGAACGGTTTTACAATAAAATCACGTGCACCCGCCTGAATTGATTCTATAACCATTGCTTGCTGACCCATTGCAGAACACATTATAATCTTTGCCTGTGGATCAATCTTTTTTATTTCTCTTACCGCCTGTATTCCATCCATCTCCGGCATAGTAATGTCCATCATAACAAGATCGGGTTTCAGTTCCTTGTACATCTCCACTGCCTTAAGTCCGTTTTCAGCCTCACCCGCTACTTCATACCCATTTTTTGTTATAATGTCTTTGAGCATCATTCTCATAAACGCTGCATCATCCACTATTAAAATTCTTTTTGACATGAATCCCTCTCCTTTTCTCAAGTTCTTTAATGTAAAATTTGTCTTTCAAAAAAATGCTTATTTATATTTTATAATCTATTTGTTGGGTTGACAATATCAGTTATGCGAACACCAAAATTTTCATCAATAACCACAACTTCACCTTTTGCAATCACCTTACCATTTACAAGAATATCAACAGGCTCGCCCGCAAGCTTGTCAAGTTCTATAATAGAACCTGTTGAAAACTCTAAAATCTCCCTCACAAGCTTTTGTGTTCTTCCAAGTTCAACAGTAATCTCAAGCGGCACATCCAGAATTAGTTCAATATTCTCAGGATACCTTCTCTCTTCCTCTTCATCAAAGCTCTCAAACTGCACCGGTGAGACATTGTACACTCTTTCGCTTTTCTCCTCTCTTCTGGGCTGATAACTTTGTGATGAAGTAACCATTTTCTTTTTCGCACTCTCATCTTTTTGTGGCCTTTCAGAAGTCCCGGATGGCTGGTGGGAAGATAACGGCTCTTTTTTTTCCTCAGCAGCTGCACCCAGTGTATTGTTTAACATGGCATTGACAAGCTGTTTTGCAAAGTCCACTGGAATAAGCTGCATTATCTGGCTGTCTATCAAATCCCCTATTGTCATTCTGAATGCAACCTTTACTATTTTATCAGCCTTCTTTAATTCCGGAATCATCTCTTCGGCATTCCGTGCAAAATCTATCACAAACGCCTCGGGGGGGCTGATATCGATCTTTAAATTCAGCATTGAAGAAAGAGAAGTAGAAGCAGAACCCACCATCTGATTCATTGCTTCCTGTATAGCAGAAAGCTGAAGATCTGAAAGCTCCTCTGTAAACTCTATCTTCCCTGTCCCACCCATCATAAGGTCAGCTATTATTTCAACATCTTCCTTCTTTAAAATAAGAAGATTGACTCCATCAAGTCCTTCTTTGTACACAACTTTTATCGCAACATAGGGCACAGGAAACTCTCTGGGCAGCTCATCCCATCTGAGTACGCTTACAACCGGAGTTGTAATATTTACTTTCTGATTCAAAAGAATACTTAAAGTGGTTGCCGCTGTGCCCATTGAGATATTGCCTATCTCACCCAGTACGTCTTTGTCCTGATCTGTAACTGTAAGATCCTGTGAAGAAGAAGATTCGCTCATACCCCGCAAAAGAGCATCTATTTCATCCTGCGAAAGCAGATCGCTCATCTAAATTCCTCCTCCTCTTCCACCCTTGTTATTTTTATTGCTATTCTCTTCTCTTTTCTTCCAGGAACACCATAAAATTTCAATCTGTTTCCAACAAACACCTCAATTTCTTGATTCTTCTTTCTATCAAGTTTGATTACATCACCTACTTGAAGATCCAGAAATTCTCTTACTGTGATTTCAGCCTTGCCAAGGATTGCTCTAACAGGCACCTTTGTCTTCTCAATTTTTTTCTGCAAATATCCCCTTGTCTCCTCTGATGTTTCCTTTGCAGAGGTCGAAAACCAGTACTTTGTGCTAAGCCTTGGCATAATAGGTTCTACAACCATGTAAGGCAAACAAATATTTGTCATACCTTCTGCTTCGCCCACCTTCATATCAATTGTCACAAGTGCCACAGTCTCGTTTGGCGATACTATCTGTGTAAACTGCGGATTTGTTTCTATTTTTTCAACTCTCGGTCTTAAATCTATGATGTTTTCCCATGCTTCTCTGAAAAAACTGATAAGTTGCTGCAGTAGTCTTTCAATCAGGACAAGTTCAATCTCAGTAAATGTTCTTATCTTGTCAATGCCTTTCCCAAAGCCCCCCAGCACTCTGTCTATCATTGCAAAGGCTATTTCGGGTGCCATCTCAAATACAATACTGCCTTTTAAAGGTGCAAAGTTAACAATTCCCATTACCACCGGGTTTGAAAGTGAATTGCTGAACTCGTAATACGTCAGCTGTTCAACAGAAATCACATCCATTTGCACAACCGTTCTTAAATATCCAGATAAAAAAGTGGTGACCATACGAGAATAATTTTCAAAAATTATCTGGAGTGTTCGAAGGTGGTCCTTTGCAAACTTGCTTGGCCTTTTGAAGTCGTAAACTCTAACATTTCTCTCCTGCTTGGGTTTTTGGACCTCCTCAAGCGAAAGCTCACCTGATGTCAGCGCACGCAAAAGTTCATCTATTTCACTCTGCGAAAGTATATCACCCATTTTAAGTTGTTTCACCGCCTTTTTTACTGAATAATAAACTCACCAAAATTGACATTGTACACTTTATTGTCAAATATCTCATTTAACCTGTCTTTTATTTCTTTTCTAACCTTCTCTTTCCCTTCCGGCTTCAAAAGTTCATCGGCAGTTTTGCTTCTGAGCACACTATCGATTATGTCAGCAATCACTATATTCTTTTCTTTCATAGTTTCAGGCAATTTCTTATCCGTCACTTCCAATTGCACTGTCACCCTGATAATTCTGCCTGCATTTGTTTGAGTATCCTGAAGATTGCTCATCAGTGCTTTCCCATCATTGACATCATATGTATACAGCTTCTCTGGTTTTTTTACTTCAGGAGCAGACTTGGCAGCTGGGGTAGTTGGTGATAGGTTTTTCATCACTGTCAGAAAACCAATTCCCATACCAGCCATCATCAAAAGCAACAAAACAAGCAATATGAGAATTATTGAATTTAGCTTTTCTCCTTTCATTGTTCATACTCCTTTTTCACAGATTGTATGTTGAATATAACTCCTTCAAAAATTCTCTTTTTATACTCAATAACCTTCTCAATTACTTCATCCACCGACTCTTTCACAACAAGCTTAACACCATTTGTAAGCGTGATAACAGTATCAGGTGTTGCCTCAACAAACTCAATAAAATCAGCATTTACAACAAATTCTTTATTGTTTATTTTCCTTAATTTTATCATACAAAACCATCCTTTTGAAATATCTGTGGCGCACCTTATTATCATTTTCAGATTCTTTTCGGGAGGAGCAAACCCATTGCCCCTCCCTTTTCATATCCTCTTTATATATTTATTACCCATTATTTTTATCTTTTAATATTTACCAAATCCTGCAAAAGTTCATCAGATGCAGTTATAACCCTTGCATTTGCCTGATAACCCCTCTGGGTTACAATCATATCTGTAAACTCCCTTGCTAAGTCAACATTGGACATTTCCAGCATTCCTTGAGCTATTGTACCTCGAGAACCAGAACCTGGTGTTCCAATCTCAGGATTACCTGAGTTGGCAGTGTTTATATAAAGATTATCCCCAATCCTTTGAAGCCCTGCAGGGTTTGCAAATGTTGCAAGAGCAATCTGAGCTATCTTTTGTCTATGACCGTTGGAGTATATACCATTGATAAAACCAGCTGGATCAATCTCAAAACCCATAAGATCTCCTGCAGTATATCCATCTACCGATAAAATTTTAAGTTCATTGTTCCCATTATACTGGGTGATTTTGCTCAAGTCAAAAAGCTTATCAGGATCAAATAAATCAAAAACTATATTTTTGACATCTCTTTCAGTTCCATCTCCCAATTTAATAGTAAATTTTTTTTCAGGATTAGCTGTATAATTATCCTCATAATTACCCAGAACCTTCAAACTATCACTTTTAATACTCCCATCATTGTTAAACTCAAGTAGTCCATATGCTATAAACTTATTAGATTTCTCAGGATCAGTATTTTGGTATAATCTTTCATCAATATATTTACCATCTGATCCTCTCATCCCATCAACAATCCATTCCCATTGGTTAACCCCGAGTTTTACAAACATAAGTTGAAGAGTATGTTCGCTTCCCTGGCTATCAAAAATTTTAAATGATGTGGAATAAATGTCATTTGGAGAAACCTGTTTTAAGACATTGTAATCACTTATTGTAAAAGGCAAGCTTTTTTGTAAATATATTGTATCTACTGGCATTTCAGGATTCTGTGAAGGTTTTGTAAGAGTTAATTGAGTATTGTTGTTACCTGGTATAATATACTGATTACTAGGATTCCAATCTATTGTTGTGTAGTTTTTACCCCCATCTGTACTGTATTTGTAGTTTTTACCATCAAAATATATTTTTAGAGTATCATACCCCTCCAATGAACCATTCAAAATGATTCCTGTGTCTTTTAGAGTTTCATTATTAAATGTTTTTGCTTCAGTCAAAACTAAATTATCTTCAGCATCACTATTAGGATCAACAGCTTTTTTTTCAAGTGTTAAACCATTACTTAGTACAGCTTTGTTCCCATCCCACTGGGTTATCTCTATCCAGTTGGAGTCTCTATCAGTCTTATACATGTACTTCTTATTGGCACTATCATATTTTACAGACAACTGTGTAGCTCCATCACTTCCATAGTAATTCCCTGTCACCGTTATACCTGTATTTGTTAATGACACTGGATTTGAATTAAAATTTTTATACTGCTTTAACTCTACTGTGTCCTCGGGCACACGAGTAACAACAGTTGGCTTCTCAAGGGTTAATCCATTTAAATTGAATTTGCCATCAGGATCCCAATTTATTTTAATAAAACTCCTACCACCATCAATACTATATTCATAAATGCTACCATCATATCTCACTGTTAAATTTATATCACTTTCACCATTATAGGTTCCATATATTTTTATACCCGTTTTAGATAATAATATTTTCCCTATATCAAATTCATTATTCAAATTACCACCAAACACTATTTTGGAAGTCGGCTCAGCACCCATTGGATTATAGTTTGTGATATTTATCTTGTCCAGTTTTTTGCTTATTTGGTCTGTCTTAGGATCATATGCATACCCCAGAACATACA
The Caldicellulosiruptor morganii DNA segment above includes these coding regions:
- a CDS encoding response regulator; translation: MSKRILIVDDAAFMRMMLKDIITKNGYEVAGEAENGLKAVEMYKELKPDLVMMDITMPEMDGIQAVREIKKIDPQAKIIMCSAMGQQAMVIESIQAGARDFIVKPFQADRIVEAIKKVLG
- a CDS encoding flagellar hook-basal body complex protein yields the protein MMRSMFSSISALRAHQTRMDVIGDNIANVNTVGFKSSRVTFASVFASVIKAASAPDTTSGRGGFNPMQIGLGVNVASTDLNMARGSLQRTDNLTDLAIEGDGFFVVGGDGKAPRFTRAGNFSLNKEGYLITANGLYVLGYAYDPKTDQISKKLDKINITNYNPMGAEPTSKIVFGGNLNNEFDIGKILLSKTGIKIYGTYNGESDINLTVRYDGSIYEYSIDGGRSFIKINWDPDGKFNLNGLTLEKPTVVTRVPEDTVELKQYKNFNSNPVSLTNTGITVTGNYYGSDGATQLSVKYDSANKKYMYKTDRDSNWIEITQWDGNKAVLSNGLTLEKKAVDPNSDAEDNLVLTEAKTFNNETLKDTGIILNGSLEGYDTLKIYFDGKNYKYSTDGGKNYTTIDWNPSNQYIIPGNNNTQLTLTKPSQNPEMPVDTIYLQKSLPFTISDYNVLKQVSPNDIYSTSFKIFDSQGSEHTLQLMFVKLGVNQWEWIVDGMRGSDGKYIDERLYQNTDPEKSNKFIAYGLLEFNNDGSIKSDSLKVLGNYEDNYTANPEKKFTIKLGDGTERDVKNIVFDLFDPDKLFDLSKITQYNGNNELKILSVDGYTAGDLMGFEIDPAGFINGIYSNGHRQKIAQIALATFANPAGLQRIGDNLYINTANSGNPEIGTPGSGSRGTIAQGMLEMSNVDLAREFTDMIVTQRGYQANARVITASDELLQDLVNIKR
- a CDS encoding flagellar FlbD family protein, which codes for MIKLRKINNKEFVVNADFIEFVEATPDTVITLTNGVKLVVKESVDEVIEKVIEYKKRIFEGVIFNIQSVKKEYEQ
- the fliY gene encoding flagellar motor switch phosphatase FliY — encoded protein: MSDLLSQDEIDALLRGMSESSSSQDLTVTDQDKDVLGEIGNISMGTAATTLSILLNQKVNITTPVVSVLRWDELPREFPVPYVAIKVVYKEGLDGVNLLILKKEDVEIIADLMMGGTGKIEFTEELSDLQLSAIQEAMNQMVGSASTSLSSMLNLKIDISPPEAFVIDFARNAEEMIPELKKADKIVKVAFRMTIGDLIDSQIMQLIPVDFAKQLVNAMLNNTLGAAAEEKKEPLSSHQPSGTSERPQKDESAKKKMVTSSQSYQPRREEKSERVYNVSPVQFESFDEEEERRYPENIELILDVPLEITVELGRTQKLVREILEFSTGSIIELDKLAGEPVDILVNGKVIAKGEVVVIDENFGVRITDIVNPTNRL
- a CDS encoding flagellar basal body-associated FliL family protein; translation: MKGEKLNSIILILLVLLLLMMAGMGIGFLTVMKNLSPTTPAAKSAPEVKKPEKLYTYDVNDGKALMSNLQDTQTNAGRIIRVTVQLEVTDKKLPETMKEKNIVIADIIDSVLRSKTADELLKPEGKEKVRKEIKDRLNEIFDNKVYNVNFGEFIIQ
- the fliP gene encoding flagellar type III secretion system pore protein FliP (The bacterial flagellar biogenesis protein FliP forms a type III secretion system (T3SS)-type pore required for flagellar assembly.), with product MKKKFHYIISTGLIILIISFCKIERAFAASFSINLGSMNNPKDVSAAIQLIIFLTLLTLAPSILIMMTSFTRILIVLGFVRNALGTQQMPPNQILIGLALFLTFFIMAPVGDKIYTQSYQPYIKGEITSQEALKRAEKPLKEFMLKNTRKKDLDLFVKLGNINPDTDIKNLPLRVVIPAFIISELKSAFEMGFIIYVPFLIIDMVVASILMSMGMLMIPPVMISLPFKILLFILVDGWGLVVESLIRSFK
- the fliM gene encoding flagellar motor switch protein FliM yields the protein MGDILSQSEIDELLRALTSGELSLEEVQKPKQERNVRVYDFKRPSKFAKDHLRTLQIIFENYSRMVTTFLSGYLRTVVQMDVISVEQLTYYEFSNSLSNPVVMGIVNFAPLKGSIVFEMAPEIAFAMIDRVLGGFGKGIDKIRTFTEIELVLIERLLQQLISFFREAWENIIDLRPRVEKIETNPQFTQIVSPNETVALVTIDMKVGEAEGMTNICLPYMVVEPIMPRLSTKYWFSTSAKETSEETRGYLQKKIEKTKVPVRAILGKAEITVREFLDLQVGDVIKLDRKKNQEIEVFVGNRLKFYGVPGRKEKRIAIKITRVEEEEEFR
- a CDS encoding FliO/MopB family protein, which encodes MMELVLKVIFSLVLVGVLIYLTYFVLKAYSKKVVFRKGEFIKIVDVLPLSSDSMLVLVKVRQRYILLGKTQKSITFLKEFEMSDFSTAEDAEEEISFKDVFDKNLSSSFGLKDKVLNLYTLIKDKDDEAER